The following DNA comes from Cucumis sativus cultivar 9930 chromosome 7, Cucumber_9930_V3, whole genome shotgun sequence.
AAGAGCACATAAAtacatgagtttttttttcaaaaaaaaggACATAAATACATGAGTGAATCGAAGACTGGTGAGgtggaaaaataaaacacagCTGTACTCTTCACTAACTACAAAGACATCAAGGGCATGCCTCTCTTCACAGTAGATTGTGAATTCagattaaaaattcaaaagtgaaggaataaacaaaaaggaaagtaTAATCAACTTATACTGTAATTATTAGATACTGTTTGGATAGCACaccaaaaatatgaaaaatattccAAAGTCTCGATTAAATAATACCTTATTTTCGGACTGTACTTTGTTTCCTTGGATATCCGATAAAGTAAGTCCATcacctttatttatttaaaagtagaaaagggggaagaaaaaaaaaccagcaTCCTTGTCAGTTATAGAAACTGggcaacaaaaattatttttaaattagcaTCGGTATCCAGATAAATTTTACCTCCTGATCCTTGAGACGGAACCCttatagaagaagagaaaacttcatttttgtcCCTGCTCTTAGATAGGAGATCAATTAGTTTCCCACCGTAAATTTCATTTAACTCTGAAAACAGTTCAGGAGGTAAGCTCCTTATAACTCCAATATCCAGATTGCAAAGAGGTGGAGGTGAAACCGGGTTCAAAGCTTCACTGTGGTGCCGGTTGTTCTCCATCTGAATCAGATGGCTTATAGGATCAGCAGATAACTGATCTAAAGTTCCAGAGTTACTCTGTTTCTCATTATCTGTAAAGAGTAAGAATATGATGCTTCAACTTTAAACCAAGAAAAAACACATGAGAACTAAGGTACTCAGACTATATTCATACACATGAGCGTACGTCCATACATGGAACCCTGTGGAGACACTACCAGAGCAAGTAAAGATGACAAATTAGAAAAGCAAGGAACAATAATTGTTTGTGATAAAATTTACGTAACTAAGAACTTGGTAAGAAATGAACATGAAAGTATAGAGAAACCTATGCCTCACAACTTGACAACAAGATTTCTGTCATCATCGATTAGGTTTGAACTGTTCACAAGGTACGCATATACAAATCTTATGACTAGAAGAGCTACTTAACCACATTCTCTCTCATCAAATCAGATAGTTTAGCTATCACTATTGTATCAATATAACACaggaggaaaaagaaaagaaaaatacatctGTTGAGTTGAGCTAGCATGATGtacttttctttcctttttttccttattgtTACAGCTTACAATCCTAATAGTcgcaataaattaaaattattgattcaatggaaaagaaaattattgattcaATGGAAAAGAACGGCAGCACATCAatcataaaaggaaaaggagaagaaataaagacCACTGGCGAATGAAATCCCATACCTATATTAGCCACTTCCTTTACCGAAGGACCAATGACATTTTCTACATTTGTAGTTGCAGATGAACTGAGCCATGAATCCAAAGAATTTCTTTTCGTCCCTTTAGAAGAAAACACACACATGAAACCGACTTCACCAAAAAAAACATGCCAAAGGGTGACAGACCAAAAATAATCCacctattatttaattaatagttgaTTAGttctcttttaaatataaaatcatatttccTTTTAGAGACGAGCTGATCGAATATTAGATTCTAGAAGGATATATAATAAGATATCAGTAGCCCCTCACTATTTCTACCTAGAAATTACAGCTTCGTGAAGGAGTGTTTGAATGAAGATGTTAAAATGGATCGCACGTTTCAAAGCCACTTCATGATAATCTAATAAATGGAACTGAAGAAAACTTCCCTATATTACTTGGAGTATTTTTCAGTATACTATATTCCTGTTCAACAAGTTATCAATATTcaatagaatttgaatttctaattgaattttctGGCTTCTAGAATATCATTCATTCAAACAAAGTAACCAAACATTATCCTCCACTGTACATTTACACATCCCTAATAGATCTTAATAATGTTGACTATTTACAAGGGACGCGGCATGTTCTTGATCTCAACTTGAAGGAttattcttccttttcctcACAAAACCAATGTCGACCATTGAAGGACAGCTCTCCTAAAGCactctttttcaatattccTTGCTAAAATAGTATCTGATTAGCTCACTGCAAACGTTTTCATACAGAAAAACTTACCTTGCCTAGAGATATCCACATTTTGAAGTTTCGAAACTTGTAAGCCAATACCTCGAATTTCTTTGACATCTACATGCACCAAGAAGGACATCGTAGAagattttagagaaaagaacATGTATTTAACTCAATTTGAAAGATACGTCTTTTAGTCTAGAAGtaggaaaaagtaaaatgtattaaaaatatatagggAAAGAAACCATAGtactatttctttctaaaaaattgctGATTGGCAAGAGCTTAAGCTAACAGGTgatggtaaatttaatatcatatcatttaACACCCCTCCCTTTGTAGGTTGGAAATAGGTAGAATacccaacaagtgaaaatcaattttaattggagtGAAAATAACATTGTACAGTTTGAAAACAAGACTTCTTAGGTCACCAGCTCTGATAGCATCTTAAATCGTCGATTGACCCAAAAACTTAAGTCGATGGgtaaagacaaatttaatatcgTATCACATGAGGTTCAGAATGGACAATAGGAATGTTAACATTAActgaaaaatcataattaagcCAAGTTTAGGATTACCTATGacaaaaaacccaaaaagttGCTTTACTATTCTTTGAAGAATTTCCAGATCATCAGTGGCAACAGGAACCTAGAACACCAAAAccttaaaaatttcaacactAAAGATtgcacaaataataaataagcatTCTACAAATTCATGAACATAGTAGAACTTAGTccattaataacaaaaaatggGAGGCATTTGTCAGAACCTATACCGTTAATGAATGGCTCAAGTTTTCACAATCTCCACAGCCCATATACTTTGTGGGTTCATCAGCATTTTTTCTCCGTTTTTTTATCTAAATCAATACatcacacaaaaaaaaatgctaataaCACTTGCACATAAATCACATTCATATCTAGAAGGAACAATAACTCAACAATGTTTGTTACTGTATAAAAGAAGGAGAGTGTACCTTGAGGGTAAAGGTGCGTCCCTGCACTCCACATCCATTCAACCGTAATGAAACCTCCTTACAGAGGTTCAAGAGAAAGCATTGACACTGTAATAGCTAAAATATTAGTTCTTAATTCACTCATATAGTCATGtattttttcatcttaaaTGGGTAAACACGCAACCATTTATGTTACCCACATCTTTGAAGTCCTTGAACCTAACACCCCAATTCACTTCAGCTCCTATGGATTTGCTTTCCTGAACCATCACAGggtaaaaatagaagaatctGAGAAAATGTAAGAAAATCTAGACAACAAAACTAGGTTACTTTTGCAAAGCAAATattatttggaaaatattCAGGTAGTGGCATCGATCTACTCCATCCACCGTACCTTTTGTTGATGACTGAGATACTGGGGTGCGCCCCCTGCATTATATTGCTAGCTGGCCTAAACTAAATTCCAAAGACTAAAGAGGATTTGCCAGTTCCCAAGATGACTCTCATAACAAGAGTTTCAAATTGTTGTATTAGTATTTAACCAGAATCTTGAACCCAAAGCCCAGAAGAGAATCCCCCAAACTCCCTGATGCAGTAGTCCATCCACATACCGGACAAAATTATGCATCTTCTAtcatgatttaattaaaaagactTCTTTGATGTTTTCAATAGTTCCAGAGGAAGTACCATTTATAGGCACAAATAGAACTATTGAAATAACAATAGTAATACTACACCAAAAGACTAATAAAATCCTATCTATACACGACATATAATTTTGCTTTGTCTACCCTTTATTTTCTACAAGTGAAACACTACGGTAGTTATCAAGCCTTGCTCATAGAGAAGAGTGAACAAATTTGAGTGGCATTAGTATATCCAGTACTTGTTCTGTATAATCTAATGCAGTAATATATTTAGTATTGTATATTAACAAAAgagattaaaaacaaaaacgagagaaaaatggaatacaaTTCTGCAAAAGACCACATGAAAGTTAATGAAAAAGTATATTGCTTATTATCTCTTTGCCAAACCTGGATCAACCCAACTGCACGATTGTCCACCCCTCGACTATAGTTCCATAACATTTCCCCCGTTTTTAATCCAAAGTCTTTTTGAAGAGAGTCCTGGACATGTCAAGAGTAAATCAAGCAATCATTTCAGATAACTTAGTTTGAGAACAACAAACTCAGAAAAATAACTTAGTGATAGCCATAGGCTCATAGCACAGCCACAACCAAACTCTCTACTATGTATATATGGACCTCTAAAGGCAACCCTAACAGCTAATCAGTACACcaacaatagaaaaaaattccaaaagaaaattaatataacttGTAGCATTAGCTGAGGTCAGGCCACAAAATAAACAAGACAAGGAAAGACAACAATGATCTTGTTAGGATACCACCTAACAAGAGGActcaagaacaagaacaaacaAAGAACACTAAAAGGAACACTAAAGATAGATTTAATGGGCAATTCGATGTTAATATTCTTGCTTGATGTTAATGTATTTGTTCTTTGCTAAACTATTTAAGTTTTTCATTTGCTAAACACTAAAAACAGAACACGCACCGTATATGATTTTTATTGATGTAGCTGTTTTCGTGGAAatatcacttttcttttcatccttTTCCTTGTCTCTTGAGTCTTGACAAATTATTTGTATGACACGTGTTTAAGGGTTTTGTAATAAATGGCACACCATCTTAAAAATTGCaactcaaataattatatatatatatatatatatatatgtctcaATTTCTAGGCATCAAGTAAACCTATAGTGACCAAACAAACGAGTACACCTTAGAGAGAACTATTGAGCCACCTTGGATAACATACGCAGCTGACTACAAGTCAAAACACTTCTTTTCTTCAGCTTCTCCTCTAAGGCATGCCCTATTCCAGGAAGGTCCTTGATAGGAAGCGGATTTAAATAATCATcaacctaaaaaaataaaatgaaatgagtGAAAAGAACATCTTATACACATTCTTCTAGACAGTAAAGGAAGTGTTTGCTTGACTATACAAAGAAACAGATTTGTTTTGTTCTGTTCGCTCTAtgatcttttatttcttttctctgcTTGTTGTGGGAGCTtcttttttgtagtttgtCCTTTATTGAGTTTCtacattgtttctttttataccATGCTCAGTTCTTTTTCACCCCTTTCAGAGTTTTATAATTGAGTTCCAgtctctttcaatttttttcattgaaatttttgtctcatgttaaaaagaacatatctaaaataattcttccaagtaaaaattgaaagcaCAATCCCTTTCATCTTCAAAAGTGCACATAAATGATTGTAAGACAAAATACACGAAACATTCAAGACATCAAAGGAATAACCTAATGAGAATTGAAGCACAATGTTGTAATGCTAGGTGATTTAACAAAACAAAGGTTTAGGGCAAGAATTTCAGGAACCAACCTTCTCTAAAGGAATGTAACACTGACCATCCGGTTTTGCAGTTTTAGTGGCAAGGCGAGCCATTAGCATATTTGTAGCTATTCCAGCACTTGCAGTACATCCTGTTGTATCAaagatttcttttcttatttttgaaGCCAATACCTCGGGATCTACATTGTTTGTGCCCGAGATATCCAAAAATGCTTCATCGCAACTTACAGCCTGCGCTTTACACAAGTAGCAACATTAATGAAGCAAATCACGTTTAATTACCTACAAGAAATGCTATCTGAAACAGACCTGCACTTTCTCACAATGCTTGTGCAATATATCATAGAACTGATCGGCTACCTGCATATTTCCCAACATGTCAAATGCCAATAAAACACCCTTGTATATGGCAGATACAAGTAGTAGaagatgatttaaaatttccaTAAGCAAACTGATTGACAAATGGCAACCTGGTGATAGCACACCACTTACCCCCTCGTAGGACTTGAAGTCATATGGAAAAATAACAAGATGGGGACAAAGAGCTTTTGCATCTCTAACAAACATTCCTGCTTTGACTCCTAGATAGGTatgagaaaagagagaagaatcAATTGATACTCTAGAAAAGCCTTGGATTTGAACCacagtttataaatataaagaactAGAAGACCAACCATAACTTCGAGCAGGGTAGTTTGCAGATGAAATTTCTGCAGTTCCTTTAGGATTATCTGAGTGGCATACAGCAACAGGCCTATCCTTAAATTTTGGAATGTTTCGAATAACCACTGAGACAAAAAAGCAGTCCTGAGGCAGCAGGATATTGGTATTACTTCACTTCAAAATGAATTAATGCatatataatgataaataaaaaatgagtcACAAGTTCAATCAAGGAATTCTTGTAAAGTAGCCGTCTAAAAAGAATAGTGACACTGACAACAAAAGCCAACGTGCAGATATTTGAAGGACCAATATTACTCAATGATTACCATGTCAACATGGATAATAGTGGCAGACTGATCGTGGGAAGAACCATTGATAGGAGAAGTCACAGAATTGGATCCATTAGCTAACCGTGGAAAACGCTTATAGTAACGATTTCTCCAAGTTCCAATGAAATGAAGCCTTGACTTCTGCAGATTGAAGAATCAAATTTGGTCTATGAAATGGcaaaaagtgaaaagttaCCAGGACtgtatgaaataataaaaacactaGAAACAAGGTGCTAGAGTTTTTCTACTCCATCTGATTTTTCACTACTACTATAAATGTTAAGATTTAGAAGCTGTGGGTTAAAGTAAAGTAACTAAGACAAATGTCATGAATCAAAACACTCAGTTTGTAGGAAACAACTCTTGTATAACCTAAAGTACCTTGAAATAATTTTCCACAAAATCTGGATTCTCTAGTGTTGAATGCTGCAGCTTAGAAGACCCAGCCGCCATAGAACTTGATGATCCATCACTATTGGTGCTACCATTGTGTGTTGATGCAGACAAACCATGAAAACTAGATATATTTTCTTCACTGCTCTGACCCACATCATCAATTCCTGGTTCTTCACCtgcataattatatttttcactGCTTGGTCCTTTCTGTACTTCTACATCAGCATCCTTCTGAGGGAGCATCTCAAAACTTCCACAAAATTGTGGTTTATATTCAATAGATACATCTACATCAGATATACTTGTATCCTTCAGTTTGGCAGCCTCTAAATCATCACTTGACGTCTCATTCAGTTTAGCATCTGCATTATATTGAAGATTCATTTCAGAGTCAGAATGCAACTCTGCTCTATATCCTACCGATTCATTCACTTCCGACAAAGTGGTATCCTTCAAATTCATGGCCACCGGGGACAGTGAATCTTCtgtttcatatttcttttcagAAGTCAAGCAAATTTTGGGTTTCTCCACCGTTGGACCTtttttcatagaaaagaaTTCTGATAATCTTGGTTGATTATTTACAAGCTGATCAAGTTGGTAAGGAACCCCTAGAAACAGAGAAATGAGATCCACATCAACTACCAGGGTAAAAAATCAGTCTGCATTCTCTTTGAGATCTCTTTGATCATTAGGACAAAGTTATACAGCAAAATTTGGTCCATGTCAGCTATTAGGtgcaaaatttaatttgaatctctctttgtgacattttttgcCGGGGTGAGGGACAAAGGTCAAAGGAAATAGCTAGATATTGTTTGAGCGCTGACAAAAACCTAGTATTAAATAGTTCCTAAATGCATTCCTCAAGCAATTATCCACCAATTAAATTTACGTATCTACACGTAAAAGCAATGCATTAACTTACAGCTTAATAGCTTATTAGAAGCAACAGAATCCAAGATCCATGTGGGTTTTACAACTGGGAGTCCACGGCTGAATGACCTGAAAAATAACCAACAAAAGAAACTATCTTACTTTCACCAAAAACTAAGACTAGTGCGAGTTTTTTCGATGAAGATAAATTCTGAATCAAACCTGAGATTCTTTATTTTACTGTCCGGTAAATTACTGCAAATAATATGAGAAACACTACGTCTTGAAAAATAATTCTCAAATCTTCCACCGTACTTCAACATATAACCCCGCAATTCCTGAATTTAACTTGTAATCAGTAACAATTTTCCACAACACATTCTACAATATTGCCattcaattgaaaataataatagatgtGGACAATCCTAAAACGGTGATAATTTGTAATCACGAGGATTCCTTCTCGAAGAATAGAGAAATTGCTAAAATTGCTGAAAAACTGGAAGAACAAgtgtaaaatagtaaattccAATTCATACTTTTCAGTAGCTTTACTTTATATTCACAGCTCAACTGAAAATTCTTAGTTAGCCTACCTGACTGGAAGGAATCGTGAAACCGTCAACAAAGATAGACACACCCTGAAATATTTGATTTCCTGAGTTCACACCACTATGTGAAGCACTTGAAGCATCAAGATTAAACTGATTGTGCAGTTTCCTGTTCTTTTCTACCATATAACTGCGTTCAGATCAAAGTAGGTGAGGGAGAAATTTCAATAAGGACACcacataattcaattataaacTGAGAAGCTAATCCTTTGATAACGCCCCTTCAAGACTCAGAAAATCACTTAAATTCATGTAGAATTAAGAAGCTGAAGTTACTGGAAAAAACGGTAATTCAACTAACCAGACTTTCTTCCCAAGTGCAAAGGTGAAATTCAAATTACCGCCATTTAacatatgaaaaagaagagaagaaaaaaaaaaaccttccaaaATCTGAAAAGGGAGATTTGCGAGAGGATGAAATGGAATTGGCTCCCCATGCGACACCTAGGGTTTTCTGGTTGCTCCGTTTCCTCTTGTTGCCACCACCACCGGAAGGGTTCGACGGAGATGAATTGTCACGAATTCGCTTGGATTTCTGGGCGGAGGAATTAGCCGAACGAGACGAATCAGAATTCATGTTTCCTGAGGGGCGCGAAGAGTGTCGAGGAAGGAAGTGTGAGTTATGCTACGTAGCATTTAAAATGAGGCGGCAAATTGAATGTGGATATGTACCCTTTTATGGTATGGTGAGTGTAATCTTTAATACACATTTCCTAAAGTTTTTAGTACTCAAGAAAGTAAGGTTATTGCAAGGCTTAATACCCTTTGATGGGGGTTCTCACTTTTCTAGTAAACCATTTGGAACTGTGTTGtgataaatactaaaaacTGATACTCTTCTCCACATAATTGGAGCTTGTTATATGATTTTATACGTTAATTATGGTATGGTATCGAGGAGTTTGAAACCAAGATCGAGActaaaacataatatattaaaaataagataattatgTGCTTTTAATAGGATCGAACTtgttatagtttgttttttttctttcattctgaTCACTAATGTGGCAAAAGTTTTACAATAGAATTTTGAgtcttttttaatatcttagttctttttcttctatattttaaaatattcctaagttctttttttttttttttcaattttatagttttgtcTTAGTTATATAGTTTCACATTTAAATGTATAGTTTAActtcaaaattgaattgacGTGATGTCATCCGaaacttttgttttagaaaactaaataatatttgtttttaacttCGTTTGAaccttttttaattgaaatttaatttgatagaaCTAAAACAACATGGTGGAAAACGAATCAAAATTCTATCTTAATTAACACGAAAATATAAACCgtagataaattaaaattagggtttagagAATACTTATATTTGAAGCTTcggtttttgtttgaattaccaCTAAAGTTGACCTACTATTCTCCGGACTCAGAACCAGGATGTGAGATCCGTTGGATGAAAGAAtcgagagagagaaaattatgGAAATAAAGTGAAGTTGAGCTTTTgaaactttcttctttttttttttttttttttgataaaattaagaagaaatagGAATTTGGTTTGTTGAAATAGtccaactaaaaaaatcaacccaTAGTTCAATAGCTctatttataagaaattttcATGCAAAATTGCATGTCCACGCAACACTAAAGTCCAACAACTCAAAGTCCACTTTCTCTAGTAGATATTTTGTCTTCATCAAATGACAACACCCCGTCCACTGGAGTTGATTTGAAGTTGAACATACATATAAATAGTGGataataggaagaaaaaaaaaacattaaacgTGAAAGTAAtacatataagaaaattttcaagaaccAAAAAACGAATACacaattgcaaatataacaatcagATGCAAACTATTAACAACATAGCACAATGCAAAAGAAtttccaaatataacaaagtttagATCCAATTTTGCCCTTGTGAAGTCGATATGCGCCATACTCTATCAAGGATCGAAATCACTAACTTCAAAAGTGCGATACATCACCATTACTCCAAAATGGTAAACGGAACCAAATAGTTATCAATGAGAACTAGAGTGACACTCATTTGAAAGTGGTGGAGCAAAGTGGGTAAAGTAAGCATCAACCAACATTTGCCCTAAAATAACCTGAGAATGTGTTGTGAGATGGAGGTTGTCTTCTTGTAGTTCCAATCCCATTGCATCAACACACACCAAATTCTCCATTTTCATCCCCAATTGAGCCTCCCTCACCTTGTCAGTGTACTTCAATCCTGATGCCAATGCAACCTGTTCCCATTTTCACACAGAATCTCATAATTCTATATCCATgatatcattttcttaattaacaTATACTTCTACAGCTTAGGATTTAGGTTTAGGGTCTAACCAATTTCAGAATTAAGTCATTTTTATATGGTAAAGTTGGAAAAACTGAGCAACTTGATTAAACATATGTAGCATTTTTTTAGAGTGTACttacaaatacattttatGAATTCATGCATACAATGTGATATTGATCATACttagattataattttatttgttgtgacatttatattttataattggaAAAACTACGATCAACCCAAAATATAGAATAAAGTATaaagttgaaaactaaatatcaattaaaaattgtaagCATATAAAAGAATCGTGCTTTAAATACACGTTATCCTAAAAGTGATTCTAAttaagaaatgagaaattttgaaCTTGTAGGAAGATAACCTATATGAGGGTGACCATTATCTCCtgtaaataaacattaaaaaagttctgaaaatttacaagaaaataaatacgaaagacaaaaaaaaatactatacTTTAAAAGATTggaatagtaaaaaataaccCTTTTAATAGACAccaataaaatgataaatgataTACTTTTATAGTAACGTTCATagataatgataaaaatttattggtgtataaatattttaatttattagtttataaatattttgatttatttggttaattttaaaaatacattacTATAtacttcaattattattagtaataataagaCTAACCTGAATGATTGGGAGAGAAGGCAAAGCCAAGTCCCGGCGCACATTAGCAACAAGGGCTTCCATATTCCCCTGATACGCATCAGCGTCATGTTCAGTAGAGGTGTCACTTTCGCCTTGAAACCACAAGATCGCCTTAATTTCCCCACCCCCCTTCACGCTGTCTCTCGCCCTCTTCACCATCTCCTCGTACAGCTTCTCCCCGCGCGCCCACTCTCTGATCGCCGTTCCTCCGACGGCGCACGGCACTAGCGCCACTGTCCCCACCCGCTCTCTCACTCCGTTCGCGAACACCATCCCCGGCCCCACCCCACATGTCTTCTTTGTGTCGATGTCGGCGTGTAGTGGCTCACACGCCGCCTCCCAATGCTTCTTCGCGCTCAGCCGGAATATCGATGGGTGCGGGTGTGCTTCGGGTGGAACCACGCCGTCCCATCGGCGGAGCTTCTTTAAGACGCCGCCGCGTCCCGCCATGTTGCTTTGTCCGGAGAGGATGAAGATCTGCTTGTTTGGAGGTGGATCTGTGTGGATGGGATCTGTATCGGTCGTCGTTGCCATGATTTTGATGATAGAATGTGGTGGTGGTGATGGGCTGGGTGTTAAATGATGGATGAGTTTGTCGAAAGGACTCGTGTGTTTTGGCTTTTTCTGCGCGTGGATGATAAAAATAAGCTGACCGTTTGTTTACTCCCTTTTGTTATCTAGCTTAACACGCACACATATTAAACCGATGGTATTCGCaaataattgatattgatttttaaGCTACATATTAACTCGATGTTCGAACTTCAAGAGTTACTTAATATATAATGattctaaaaattaagattcatttacattttcagatttaatcacatttttaatatgaatttaaaatacaaatttatttaatggtGTGACATTTTACatgacatttttaattagtatgaATAGAGTTAAAGTTTTCGACaacttgaatttgaataaaattttaacatagtGTTCTCtccaaatttatgtttttctgtGTATTATTGTGTTTGAATGCATGTTTAGGAATTTCATTATAGTTTTGATCAATcaagttttcatttcttttcgtTGATCAGTCTTTTCCAAACCAAAATCCGATTGagatttttagttatttgtttaattgactttattattattaccgTTCTTGTGGGGTCACCTAAAATAAGAGGAGTTCTCAAGACTACTTATTAGTagtattagttttttttaatatttaaaaatttccaaaagagtatgtatttaatataattaatatagtttAACACGagacaaaataataaacaatatatttgtttgtttttgttgttggtgttaatattagaaaatataccATGCtagatttaaattaagttaGCATGTGAGAAATAAGCTATCaagattaaatatttcaaaacgtAGTTTTTGTGTTGTAgctttaaaagtaataatattgATGTGTCTAAGATAACTTCTATCATTTATGTCTTTTGATCGTCGTTGAGGTGAgcacctcctcctcctctcgATTGAGTTGAAATAACAAAGATCATGTAACCtcatactttaaaaaatgttaaatctaGTAATTGACGAAATCTTAAATTTCGCTAtaatttacaaactttttgatttattttgttagagtttaaaatgtt
Coding sequences within:
- the LOC101214381 gene encoding DNA repair protein REV1 isoform X1 encodes the protein MNSDSSRSANSSAQKSKRIRDNSSPSNPSGGGGNKRKRSNQKTLGVAWGANSISSSRKSPFSDFGSYMVEKNRKLHNQFNLDASSASHSGVNSGNQIFQGVSIFVDGFTIPSSQELRGYMLKYGGRFENYFSRRSVSHIICSNLPDSKIKNLRSFSRGLPVVKPTWILDSVASNKLLSWVPYQLDQLVNNQPRLSEFFSMKKGPTVEKPKICLTSEKKYETEDSLSPVAMNLKDTTLSEVNESVGYRAELHSDSEMNLQYNADAKLNETSSDDLEAAKLKDTSISDVDVSIEYKPQFCGSFEMLPQKDADVEVQKGPSSEKYNYAGEEPGIDDVGQSSEENISSFHGLSASTHNGSTNSDGSSSSMAAGSSKLQHSTLENPDFVENYFKKSRLHFIGTWRNRYYKRFPRLANGSNSVTSPINGSSHDQSATIIHVDMDCFFVSVVIRNIPKFKDRPVAVCHSDNPKGTAEISSANYPARSYGVKAGMFVRDAKALCPHLVIFPYDFKSYEGVADQFYDILHKHCEKVQAVSCDEAFLDISGTNNVDPEVLASKIRKEIFDTTGCTASAGIATNMLMARLATKTAKPDGQCYIPLEKVDDYLNPLPIKDLPGIGHALEEKLKKRSVLTCSQLRMLSKDSLQKDFGLKTGEMLWNYSRGVDNRAVGLIQESKSIGAEVNWGVRFKDFKDCQCFLLNLCKEVSLRLNGCGVQGRTFTLKIKKRRKNADEPTKYMGCGDCENLSHSLTVPVATDDLEILQRIVKQLFGFFVIDVKEIRGIGLQVSKLQNVDISRQGTKRNSLDSWLSSSATTNVENVIGPSVKEVANIDNEKQSNSGTLDQLSADPISHLIQMENNRHHSEALNPVSPPPLCNLDIGVIRSLPPELFSELNEIYGGKLIDLLSKSRDKNEVFSSSIRVPSQGSGGDGLTLSDIQGNKVQSENKHIVDRSPPAQISREGLYTMMAPISTSGSHRIDLLPSSLSQVDPSVLQELPEPLRDDILKQLPAHRGNELSLEHAIKDQRESGSGVENTSGSVDPLMENDLWSGNPPLWVDKFKASNCLILELFAEIYTESGLPGNLYEILLRTSSQSWHPSAADSDGWDGAIYGLCELLKQYFKLKIELDIEETYVCFRLLKRLAMKSQLFLEVFNIIDPYLQGAVNEIYGGSLKV